The sequence GTGCCACTATTGAAGAGGCTGAGGATTTTGGCCTGAAGCtcctgctgggaggtggggggtacAGCTGGACTGGGTGTAGCAGAGGGGAGCACTTGGCCGCTCTGGAGCGGTTGGGAGCTTGGCTGTGTCTTCAGCGAGGGACCCGAGGTCGCCCCGAGTGGTTGGCGGGAAATCGGGCCTAAAAGACAGAAGGAGGAGGTATCCAGTTGAAAGTACCCTCCCTGGGCAGGCGGCTTAGCAGCCAGGGAAGAACAATAATCACTGATCACATCAATCACGTAACACACAGACTATAACATCACTTTCCCCAAGGGGCTATTTCATGGTATGTGCTGTCTCCAGGAAACAgctcaggtgccccagaggaCTTAAGGACAAAAGGGCATCCCACTCAGTTACCAGGTGGCCAGCAATCCTAGCCCACCGGTCACCACATTCACTACAGGAACTGAAATTCAGTACCCAAACCTTAAGTTATCATTACATCAGTAAGGACAGCCCATAGGAGAACCCAGGGCATGGGCTCACTCCCCTTACCCTCCCCAAAGAGTGGGGCCTGCCACCCTCCCAACAGAGCCTGGGGGTTAGAGAAATGCAGAGTCAGAACTTCACCTCGGCCCTGCCACGTAGCTCACCAGGCAGAGAGTCGGTGCTGCTCCTCATAAGGCGCTCCTTCCGCTCTCGCAGGTAGTTGATGATCTTGTCGGTCTCCTCCGCAGTGAGGTACCGATTATCTGCCAGCAGGTTGAGGAGGCTTTGGATGGCCGGAGGGTGCCCCCCGCGCATTCCTTCCTCGGGACCCCCGCGCTCCCTTTCTTGCAGAATGGCCTCATCGGCCATCTTGGCTGCCTGTCTGGCAATCTCCTCACGTTCCTTCTCCCGACACTCGTTCTTGTAGCGCTCATAATTTCTGGCCACCAGCACCATGGCGTCTGCCTGGGGCATGTTGCGATGCTCTGTAGGAGACAACGGCAGGAGTTATTTTCTCCCCTAATACACCTGAGTGTCTACCTGCTGGAGTCTACCAGGCCTTTCCTAACCTCAAACCAGCAAGAAAACCACTTTGGTGACAAAGTCttgggatggggagcaggggaaAGGAAATGAAGGCTGGGAAGAAAAGTGAATAGATTTCTTTGGTGGGGAACACACACCTTCCGCAGAGCTGGTTCTTCGGGGGAATTCCTAGATCACACAGACTGGtagcaaaaatcaaagaaacacgaCAGTCTCCTACAGATTCAAAAAGACCACATAGGGAATAAGCACGGGAGACCGGCTGTGGGGGGCCAAAAAAAGGGCTTCTGTAAAGCCTGGCTCTCCCCTGTGATGCTCCGGATGGAGCCGGCCTACGGTTTTTGAATTCATCAGTTCAAAGGTCATGGATTAAGATCAAATGTAACCCTGAACAACCTCCTCTCCTCACCCGCAGGCAATGTGAATTACAGGGTGGTGAGAAGCCTCAGAACTTTACATAAATGTCCTCCCGCATCTTGAGAACTAGTCCTCAGAGAGACAAACGACAGAGTGACCTGGCGGAGAGCCTTACGTACTTCACGGTTACGCGTATAACCTGTCAGGCAAAGAGATTCTGTGTGTggtgggaaaagggaaaagtcCCCACTGGAGGAGCAATGACAAGGACATCAGTTGGCTGAGTCCCAACATTCTCAGTGCGAAGTACTAAATAAAAGCGACTTCAGGGAAGGGCTTCGAGGACTTCTGcggcctcctccctgctctcctgccccTTCTACTTCTCCAGCACACTCGCAGGTAGCATCCTCATCACCTGTTCCGTCCTCTGCCCCTTACTGCGAGGCCTGGTGAAAGCAAGGAAGGGTTCTGCTGCACTCAGAGCAGCCCGCACCAGAGACGCAGCGGTGCCTGCTCTCATGGAGAGCTGACGGTGCGCCGCTCTTCTGAAGTGACTTCATGTTGGTGGCTTGAAACAGGACACAGTGGGAGCATTTACATCATGGAGATCAGCAAATACTGTACATCACACTGCCTCCTGCCCGCTCCCCAGAACTAGCTGTTAAACATTTGCTGGGATCCCACTGTCTCTACCTATGGTCTAAATATGTCTTCTCTATAGCAGGCCCAGAACTGTATCCACGGAAAACTGTATCCACTGAGAGAGTATCAGACGAGAATGTGGCCGTGCAGGTCTCCTCGAGTGGACTTATAAAAGGGCCCTTCCATATTTGAGCTGACCTACCAGTCACGTGGCCAAAACCCGCTTCTTGTGCGTGAGACATGAAAGAATCAATGACTAGTGACTACCTCTGGAAATCCAACCCACTGTGGCTTCCGTACCTTGAGGGGTTCCAAACATGATGTTGACTGTGCAGGAGCGGTGAATCTGGTGTTGCTGGGTGATGACGATCGCAAAAGGAGACCCACCCCTGCTAACATCCTCCAAGGCTTGGGACAGTGACACCTCTGTGTTGAGGAAGATCAAGTCCACTACCATGCCCAGGTCTCGTACCTTCCGGCCCACAgattcagcataatctctgcaGAAACAAACAGGATCCAGGTGAGGCCTGCCTGAGCACCCCCGGTGTGTAGCTGCTGCACCTGTCAGCAGTGTGTGCTCCGAAGGGGAGTTCAAATCTTAGTGTATCCAGTGCCTCCCCAGAACCCTCTTCAAGAATCTAGACCAATTCCTTCCCTTACACTAGTTCAGAACAGTTGTGAACTAGCTCAGAATGGTCACACACAAGTTGCCATTAGTGCAGTACTTAGTACGCAGGTGCTTCTCTGGGTCCCTGTAGTCCAGTGGTCCTTCCTTAAACACCATCCTGCTGCCCAAGACTTGAGGCAGGTGTCTGTCTTTGGGGCGGCTACAtaatataatggggaaaaaatgggctTTAAGGTTACAAAGATAAATCTGAATCCCAGCCTTAACTGACTTATAGAGTTGTTAAGATTTAAGCAAATCCCTTAACCTCTCACAAACTTGTTTCTTTACCAATTAAACAGGAACAATATGGCTGGGTTCATGTCACTCCCCTGACTTTCCTTCCAATCTAAATTAGATCCTTGATGTATTTCTTCTCCTAGGGCTCATCGCCCAATACATCCATTTTTTGTCATCTGCCTGACTAGGTCGTAAAGCTCGACAACAGGAAGGGGCCCTGTGTGTATACAGACCCAGTAGCGAGCCTCACCATGTATTTAAGAGAGGAGCTGAATGAATATACATGTAATACGACGAgtgtgaagattaaaaataatttaagtaaagcGCCTAGCAAGGGGTGGTAGCGTAGGTACTCGGAAAATGACAGCTATTACCATGTGtcgaggagaagaaaaaaaagctatctACAGTCAAAGCAGCATCTACCTCTAAACAAAGGCAGCCCAGAGCCTGGgaactctgcctgctgcttggtGTCTCAACACCTATTTCCCTAGTCTCTGCCTTGAAATTAGCTCTTTAACCCCAAACTGCTAGAAAACACATGAAGTTATTTACTAACCACCTGGGGAAAGGGAACATAGCTAGTGCCAAAGCCTGCAAGCTGCTATgctcccttctgcctctctgctcagtctcttcaagaaagaatgtgaaaaagaGGCGCGTGAAAAGGTACCATGAACTCTGGATTGGCCAGAATGGTCTCTTAAGAGTTCTGCAAGATCACGGACCTTCACAAAGGTTTGGCTAACAAATGCAGAGACATGCACCTCTCAAAGCACTTGGGATTCAGGGTTTTTCCATGAAGGGGGCATCTGCTGCTTTGCATGACCAACATATATtccctccctctccaatttcctttTGGGAATGCACCCTTCTACTGAGTCCACATGATTCCACAGACCTAATTCTACCTTCAGCTCTAGGAATGGGCACATAATCTAGCCCTGGTCAATCAAAGTATCCCAGCGCTGCTAGCTCACGGATGGGAGAGTAAGCTAGGTCAGTCCAGTGAGAAATAGTTCCAGGCTTTTAGGTGGAAGCACTGGGAAAGAGGCTTCTGCTACAAAGATAAATGTCTAGGGTCAGCACCCTTCTGCGTTTTCAAGTAGAAAGCATGTCTGAGAATGAAGGCAACACAGAGACTAAGTTCTGATGACATGGTTTGACCCTGGATGCGGCCATACCCAAAAGTCCCCGTCAAGCGAACTAAAAATTTCCCTTTGGGGCCCAAGACCGTTTGCAATGGCTTTTTTGTCAAGCTACAACTGACAGACCAAACTCTGGCTAAACAGAGGAGAGCAATGCTGGAATATACAGCCCAAATCCAGTGGTTACAGCTGTCAAAGGaagtcttaatttctcttctgacGTTTCTCCTTACTCAGGAGAAAGAACCAAAGGATTCTTACTTAGTCTGCTTGTTGACCACAATCACAGAACAATCAACAGGCCTCTCAGCATCGAAACGTCTCTGgatttcctcaaaatattgacGATAAAGTTCTTCTCTACGCCTTTCCTCACGTTTCAAACGCTCTGTAAGACACCAACAAGGCAAACTGAAATATGAACTGTGACTTTCTATAAAAATAAGTCACAAGGCTTACTGTGAATCCCAAACTACTTGTAGGACAAGGTCGTAACATAAACACACTCTGGTCTACCTCCTAAAAATAGCCAGTGTAATTGTTCCTTACTATTATAAATTCACTGAAATGGAATTGCTCGATTAGAGGgcatggtcatttttttttttttttaaagattttatttatttatttaacagacagatatcacaagtagacagagaggcaggcagagagagaggaggaagcaggctccctgccgagcagagagcccgatgcggggctcgatcccaggaccctgggaccgtgacctgagtcgaaggcagaggctttaacccactgagccacccaggtgccccggcatgGTCATTTTTAATGTGTCATCTGATACACACTACACCAAGGCTGTTACTCTAGAGAGGCTGTTACTAACTTATCCCCTCAGAGGGGTAGATCACCCAAGTGCTATTTCTTCACATCTTAGTCAACACTGGGAATTGCCACTTCTGAAAATTCCTGCCAACTTAACAGGTAAAAGATGGTATTCTGttattattttgatttgcattttgggGACAATTATTTAAGACCCTTATTGACaggtatttgtaattttttctgtaaaaaaaaaaatcatgcagtaaagttttattacaaattaaaagaGCTTTTTAATTCAactatgaaataattaaaaaatctttaaagatgtaTTATGAAACAGGAGGCTTTGAAAAAAcatgtttgggggcacctgggtggctcagtgggttaagcctctgccttcagctcaggtcatgatctcagggtcctgggatggagccccacatcgggctctctgctcagcggggagcctgcttccccctctctctgcctgctattctgcttacttgtgatctccctctgtcaaataaataaataaataaataaatctttaaaaaaagaaaaagaaaaaccatgtttGTCCTTACCTAAAAAAGAGATGCTGTtagataaaaatcataaataaaaaacCCCACATGATGCACAGGCAGTGCAACAGTTGTAGTTATTTTGCTAATTGGCAAAAAGCAAACTCTTAACCCTCTTTAGCTCtaatcttttgttcatttcttcctgcTGGAATCCcatattcatttcttcttgttaCATGACTAAACCGGATGGCGGCactgatttgcattttataa comes from Mustela nigripes isolate SB6536 chromosome 7, MUSNIG.SB6536, whole genome shotgun sequence and encodes:
- the NCOA5 gene encoding nuclear receptor coactivator 5 isoform X2, producing the protein MNTAPSRPSPTRRDPYGFGDGRDTRRDRSPIRGSPRREPRDGRNGRDARDSRAMRDPRDLRDHRDTRDIRDHRDSRSMRDARDMRDLRDFRDLRDSRDFRDHRDPMYDRYRDMRDSREPMYRRESSYDRYLRMDDYCRRKDDAYFDRYRDSFDGRGPPGPESQSRAKERLKREERRREELYRQYFEEIQRRFDAERPVDCSVIVVNKQTKDYAESVGRKVRDLGMVVDLIFLNTEVSLSQALEDVSRGGSPFAIVITQQHQIHRSCTVNIMFGTPQEHRNMPQADAMVLVARNYERYKNECREKEREEIARQAAKMADEAILQERERGGPEEGMRGGHPPAIQSLLNLLADNRYLTAEETDKIINYLRERKERLMRSSTDSLPGELRGRAEARFPANHSGRPRVPR